The following are encoded in a window of Urocitellus parryii isolate mUroPar1 chromosome 7, mUroPar1.hap1, whole genome shotgun sequence genomic DNA:
- the Tmem98 gene encoding transmembrane protein 98, translating into METVVIVAIGVLATIFLASFAALVVVCRQRYCRPRDLLQRYDSKPIVDLIGAMETQSEPSELELDDVVITNPHIEAILENEDWIEDASGLMSHCIAILKICHTLTEKLVAMTMGSGAKMKTSASVSDIIVVAKRISPRVDDVVKSMYPPLDPKLLDARTTALLLSVSHLVLVTRNACHLTGGLDWIDQSLSAAEEHLEVLREAALASEPDKSLPGPEGFLQEQSAI; encoded by the exons ATGGAGACGGTGGTGATTGTTGCCATAGGGGTGCTGGCCACCATCTTTCTGGCTTCGTTTGCAGCCTTGGTGGTGGTGTGCAGGCAGCGTTACTGCCGGCCCCGAGATCTGCTGCAGCGGTATGATTCCAA GCCCATCGTGGACCTCATCGGAGCCATGGAGACCCAGTCGGAGCCCTCAGAGTTAGAGCTGGATGATGTCGTCATCACCAACCCCCACATCGAGGCCATTCTGGAGAATGAAGACTGGATTGAAGATGCCTC GGGTCTCATGTCCCACTGCATTGCCATCCTGAAG ATTTGTCACACTCTGACGGAAAAACTCGTTGCCATGACGATGGGCTCTGGGGCCAAGATGAAGACTTCTGCCAGTGTCAGCGACATCATCGTGGTGGCCAAGCGGATCAGCCCCAG AGTGGACGATGTCGTGAAGTCCATGTACCCTCCGCTGGACCCCAAGCTCCTGGATGCACG gaccACTGCCTTGCTCCTGTCTGTCAGTCATCTGGTGCTAGTGACCAGAAATGCCTGTCATCTGACTGGAGGCCTGGATTGGATTGACCAGTCACTGTCAGCTGCTGAGGAGCACCTGGAAGTCCTTCGAGAGGCTGCCCTGGCTTCTGAGCCAGATAAAAGCCTCCCAGGCCCGGAAGGCTTCCTACAGGAACAGTCGGCCATTTAG